A stretch of the Fimbriimonadaceae bacterium genome encodes the following:
- a CDS encoding glycosyltransferase, whose protein sequence is MSRPRIVMAVFNGLEFDGRVQRAASALAPMADVHVLGLSGEGEVWRPADGAYTTEGVPGPMLGIGAQRRFWRALRKVVQERRPALVYAHDYYTAWPGRTEARRAGARLVYDAHELLKPLPVQERSIRERLFALFEGMGAKSADLVVCANEARAAIFQEYLGLPRKPLVVRNIPDESQEPPLPQVERDLGSVLYQGDMGLGRGLGALIEALGHLEPTASLTMAGGGPALDKLRAMAAAAGLEGRVRFLGRVPRSDLPGLMASSGVGILSYPAQDLNNVYCAPNKVFEYARAELPMVAVGSDHLRAMVEGPGLGRALPAGALPAAIADAVREVGSGWNRYVEACRAFARENTWAKEAEALRAAVAPLLGEAPLG, encoded by the coding sequence GTGAGCCGACCCCGGATCGTGATGGCGGTCTTCAACGGCTTGGAGTTCGACGGCCGCGTGCAGCGGGCCGCTTCGGCGCTCGCGCCGATGGCCGACGTGCACGTTTTGGGCCTGAGCGGCGAGGGCGAGGTGTGGCGCCCGGCCGATGGCGCTTACACGACCGAAGGAGTGCCCGGACCGATGCTGGGCATCGGGGCTCAGCGTCGGTTTTGGCGGGCGTTGCGGAAGGTCGTGCAGGAGCGCCGGCCGGCGCTCGTGTACGCCCACGACTACTACACTGCATGGCCCGGACGCACCGAGGCGCGCCGGGCAGGCGCGCGGCTGGTGTACGACGCACACGAGCTGCTCAAACCGCTGCCGGTCCAGGAGCGGTCGATCCGCGAGCGGCTCTTCGCCCTCTTCGAGGGGATGGGAGCGAAGTCGGCGGACCTCGTGGTGTGCGCCAACGAGGCGCGGGCGGCGATCTTCCAGGAGTATCTTGGGCTCCCAAGAAAACCGCTTGTGGTCCGCAACATCCCCGACGAGTCGCAGGAGCCGCCCCTGCCACAGGTCGAGCGCGATCTCGGATCGGTGCTCTACCAGGGGGACATGGGCTTGGGCCGGGGCTTGGGCGCCCTGATCGAGGCGCTCGGCCATCTGGAGCCAACGGCGAGCCTGACGATGGCGGGGGGCGGGCCCGCGCTGGATAAACTGCGCGCCATGGCCGCTGCCGCTGGGTTGGAGGGACGGGTGCGTTTCCTCGGACGAGTGCCGCGCTCCGACTTGCCCGGGCTGATGGCGTCGAGCGGGGTAGGCATCCTCTCGTATCCCGCGCAGGACCTGAACAACGTCTATTGCGCACCGAACAAGGTGTTCGAGTACGCCCGCGCGGAGCTGCCGATGGTCGCGGTCGGCAGCGACCATCTGCGGGCGATGGTGGAGGGGCCTGGGCTCGGGCGGGCCCTGCCCGCGGGGGCCTTGCCTGCGGCGATCGCCGACGCGGTGAGGGAAGTGGGGTCGGGGTGGAACCGGTACGTGGAGGCATGCCGCGCCTTTGCCCGCGAGAACACGTGGGCGAAGGAAGCCGAGGCTTTGCGCGCGGCGGTCGCCCCTTTGTTGGGAGAGGCGCCCCTTGGGTGA
- a CDS encoding heparinase II/III family protein gives MKVLGHARELPLGLLVRKGAARLKARLAGMGRARRDARDGTYLESSPEFVPLGLPEVEISSAEAELMRALAERYAAHRFDLLGSGWVEVAALGRASPAGAGRRASARTPMGAERRVSARTPMGAERRASARTPMGAGQRASARTPMGELPVGCREEASRIRSLIEGAYTPIDWQLDFKSGYRWSESMWSEFVPYGHAPGVDVKVPWELARLQHVPVLVLAARSAEPAHAARWRTEAVNQMLDFVAANPPRFGVNWRTAMDVGIRAANMALAMDLLCQDGVRGAWEGVLARSLEEHARHILDHLEWSPDARGNHYLANIAGVVWCAAHLRGVGQTEEWLAWGTRELDTEMRRQFHGDGSNFEASVCYHRLSAEMAAWTLACLIASGRKCPVEGVWPVPALRSRFAAMALFTGWATKRDGRVAQIGDNDSGRFFRLPGEFEGLEEQPLCHRETLDVLRALCGHSGETVAGRLAEGLGRLAGGVSDAVPMPSFGVAPELPGGGARAEWHLGPGCWERLETAAFPDFGLFVWRSPRVWMAVRCGPVGQGGIGGHAHNDALHLELTVDGVDWIADPGTGVYTPDPRLRNAYRSAAAHFVPRPAGKQSEPAPLSAGLFRLADCGARCHRFGPEGFAGSHDGYGARMWRVLELAPDGLVVRDVWEGGEVAPIPHVDAEHPWHPIAFSPGYGRFDA, from the coding sequence GTGAAGGTGCTGGGCCACGCCCGCGAGCTGCCGTTGGGTTTGTTGGTTCGAAAAGGGGCTGCCCGTTTGAAGGCGCGCCTTGCCGGCATGGGCCGGGCGCGGCGCGACGCCCGGGACGGCACGTACCTGGAGTCGAGCCCGGAGTTCGTGCCGCTCGGCTTGCCCGAGGTGGAGATCTCCTCGGCGGAGGCGGAGCTCATGCGGGCGTTGGCCGAGCGGTATGCGGCGCATCGGTTCGACTTGTTGGGTTCGGGTTGGGTGGAGGTGGCCGCGCTTGGCCGGGCAAGCCCGGCGGGGGCAGGGCGACGCGCAAGCGCGCGCACTCCCATGGGGGCCGAGCGACGCGTGAGCGCGCGCACTCCCATGGGGGCCGAGCGACGCGCGAGTGCGCGCACTCCCATGGGGGCCGGGCAACGCGCGAGCGCGCGCACTCCCATGGGGGAGTTGCCTGTGGGGTGCCGGGAGGAGGCTTCGCGGATTCGCTCCTTGATCGAGGGTGCCTACACTCCCATCGATTGGCAGCTGGACTTCAAATCGGGGTACCGGTGGTCCGAGTCCATGTGGTCGGAGTTCGTCCCCTACGGCCATGCGCCGGGGGTGGACGTGAAAGTGCCGTGGGAGCTGGCGCGCTTGCAGCACGTTCCGGTGTTGGTGCTTGCAGCGCGTTCGGCCGAGCCCGCACACGCCGCGCGGTGGCGTACGGAGGCCGTGAACCAGATGCTGGACTTCGTGGCGGCCAATCCGCCTCGGTTCGGGGTGAATTGGCGGACCGCGATGGACGTGGGGATCCGGGCGGCGAACATGGCGCTGGCCATGGATCTGCTTTGCCAGGACGGCGTGCGCGGGGCATGGGAGGGAGTGTTGGCGCGCTCGCTCGAGGAGCACGCGCGCCACATCCTGGACCACCTCGAGTGGAGCCCGGACGCGCGAGGCAACCACTACTTGGCCAACATCGCCGGCGTGGTGTGGTGCGCGGCGCACCTGCGAGGGGTGGGCCAGACCGAGGAGTGGCTCGCGTGGGGCACCCGCGAACTGGACACGGAGATGCGGAGGCAGTTCCATGGCGACGGCTCGAACTTCGAGGCGTCGGTCTGCTACCACCGCCTGAGCGCGGAGATGGCGGCCTGGACGCTGGCGTGCTTGATCGCAAGCGGCCGAAAGTGCCCGGTCGAAGGGGTGTGGCCGGTGCCCGCCCTTCGCTCGCGCTTTGCCGCAATGGCTCTGTTCACCGGATGGGCGACGAAGCGGGACGGACGCGTCGCCCAGATCGGAGACAACGACAGCGGGCGGTTCTTCCGACTTCCCGGCGAGTTTGAGGGCTTGGAGGAGCAGCCCCTGTGCCACCGAGAGACCCTCGACGTCTTGAGGGCTTTGTGCGGCCATTCGGGGGAGACCGTGGCGGGTCGGCTGGCGGAAGGCCTCGGCCGGCTGGCGGGCGGGGTGTCGGACGCCGTGCCGATGCCCTCGTTCGGCGTCGCCCCAGAACTGCCCGGAGGGGGCGCACGGGCCGAGTGGCACCTCGGTCCGGGGTGTTGGGAGCGCTTGGAGACCGCGGCGTTCCCGGACTTCGGACTCTTCGTGTGGCGCTCGCCGCGCGTTTGGATGGCGGTGCGGTGCGGCCCGGTGGGGCAGGGAGGCATCGGCGGGCACGCGCACAACGATGCGCTGCACCTGGAGTTGACCGTGGACGGGGTGGATTGGATCGCCGATCCGGGGACCGGGGTCTACACGCCCGATCCCCGCTTGAGGAACGCCTACCGTTCCGCCGCCGCGCACTTCGTGCCCCGGCCCGCTGGGAAGCAAAGCGAGCCGGCTCCGCTTTCGGCGGGTTTGTTTCGGCTCGCGGACTGCGGTGCGCGGTGCCATCGCTTCGGACCCGAGGGTTTCGCGGGTTCTCACGACGGGTACGGTGCGCGCATGTGGCGGGTCTTGGAACTGGCGCCAGATGGTTTGGTGGTTCGGGATGTTTGGGAGGGTGGGGAAGTCGCGCCGATCCCGCATGTGGACGCCGAGCACCCGTGGCACCCGATCGCGTTCTCGCCGGGCTACGGGAGGTTCGACGCGTGA
- a CDS encoding polysaccharide biosynthesis C-terminal domain-containing protein, giving the protein MADLVSKGMLGVTALLSIRYIADPAQYALFTLAISAVTLTSQVLASSFNTIFVVAADKLGLADGPSRFLAFQLLAVLVLGALALPLAPRVGWVYPLGIALAIGYCMSEFTKSQSQHALDFRRFSIIELSRSGLFLTGQLILLVLASFHLVAWEILAVQAASLWVVFVLFMRGRVKAIHVMDVRAGLEVAKTVLGSPFRLLFVQSAVVAVLMQVDVWMLHALGNAHAVATYGSAYRYYTLAMMVSTSMRAILLPTVQRAPTAAALDALFRKQLRVLAMIAPVVLVLAVGASWWIPLIDAGRYPGAVEVFRILSVSALVSVAFNPHMSVLLRFEDFRFTVGASLGALLIAVSLHSVLIPRFGEAGAAVATLVAFSCLNGAAFWRSRMHREQMRSEENAA; this is encoded by the coding sequence ATGGCCGACCTTGTGTCCAAGGGCATGCTGGGCGTCACGGCCCTGCTGAGCATCCGGTACATCGCGGACCCCGCCCAGTACGCGCTCTTTACCCTGGCCATTTCGGCCGTCACGCTCACCTCCCAGGTGCTGGCGTCGTCGTTCAACACGATCTTCGTCGTCGCGGCGGACAAGCTGGGCCTGGCGGACGGCCCGTCGCGGTTTCTTGCGTTTCAGCTTTTGGCGGTCCTCGTGTTGGGCGCCTTGGCCCTGCCGCTGGCACCGCGGGTGGGATGGGTGTACCCGCTCGGGATCGCCCTGGCGATCGGCTACTGCATGTCGGAGTTCACGAAGTCGCAGAGCCAGCACGCCCTCGACTTCCGCAGGTTCTCGATCATCGAGCTGAGCCGGTCGGGGCTGTTTCTGACCGGGCAGTTGATCCTCTTGGTGCTGGCCAGCTTCCACCTCGTGGCGTGGGAGATCCTCGCGGTGCAGGCGGCCAGCCTGTGGGTCGTGTTCGTACTGTTCATGCGCGGCCGCGTGAAGGCGATCCACGTGATGGACGTGCGGGCGGGGCTCGAGGTGGCGAAGACGGTGTTGGGCAGCCCGTTTCGGCTGCTGTTCGTGCAGTCGGCGGTCGTGGCCGTGCTGATGCAGGTGGACGTGTGGATGCTGCATGCGCTTGGCAACGCGCACGCGGTGGCGACCTACGGCTCGGCGTACCGCTACTACACGCTGGCGATGATGGTGTCCACCTCGATGCGGGCGATCCTGCTGCCGACCGTTCAGCGCGCGCCCACGGCTGCGGCGCTCGACGCCCTGTTCCGCAAGCAGCTTCGCGTGCTGGCGATGATCGCCCCGGTCGTGCTGGTGCTCGCCGTTGGGGCTTCGTGGTGGATTCCGCTGATCGACGCCGGCCGTTATCCGGGCGCGGTGGAGGTCTTCCGCATCCTCTCGGTTTCGGCGCTGGTGTCTGTCGCGTTCAATCCGCACATGAGCGTGCTGCTGCGGTTCGAGGATTTCCGGTTTACGGTGGGGGCGTCGCTGGGGGCGCTGCTGATCGCCGTGTCCCTGCACTCAGTGCTGATTCCGCGTTTCGGCGAAGCGGGGGCCGCGGTGGCGACCCTGGTCGCCTTCTCTTGTTTGAACGGCGCGGCGTTCTGGCGATCGCGCATGCACCGGGAGCAGATGCGTTCGGAGGAGAACGCCGCGTGA